One genomic segment of Deltaproteobacteria bacterium includes these proteins:
- a CDS encoding DUF1329 domain-containing protein, producing the protein MHAHRKDTSDDAYVWYGKNQSMSWKLVGQQDILVQTALPDPVPLVAGPEGDGGTSWILRKDFLGAKFGYETPGWTGAPWAMTNMIWVKRPVWVVEAFPKDPYYNYGRQVIYADRENGLFYYKVNYNRAGEYWKLSLADSSLAWSPDGKHRYYNTCVQMDIDDRSDHAGVGTGTGTQGNISEYNTSRLRPDMLAVDSLLKWGK; encoded by the coding sequence ATGCATGCTCACCGGAAGGACACCTCCGACGACGCCTACGTGTGGTACGGCAAGAACCAGTCGATGAGCTGGAAGCTAGTGGGCCAGCAGGACATCTTGGTGCAAACGGCGCTGCCCGACCCGGTGCCGCTGGTCGCCGGGCCCGAGGGCGACGGCGGCACCTCGTGGATCTTGCGCAAGGACTTCCTCGGCGCCAAGTTCGGCTACGAGACCCCGGGCTGGACCGGCGCGCCCTGGGCCATGACCAACATGATCTGGGTCAAGCGGCCGGTGTGGGTGGTGGAAGCCTTCCCCAAGGACCCGTACTACAATTACGGCCGTCAGGTCATCTACGCCGATCGCGAGAACGGCCTCTTTTACTACAAGGTCAATTACAACCGCGCCGGGGAGTATTGGAAGCTTTCTCTGGCCGACTCATCGTTGGCGTGGTCGCCGGACGGCAAGCACCGTTACTACAACACGTGCGTACAAATGGACATTGACGACCGCAGCGATCACGCCGGCGTCGGTACCGGCACCGGCACTCAAGGCAACATCTCCGAGTACAACACCAGCCGCCTGCGCCCGGACATGCTCGCGGTGGACAGTTTGCTCAAATGGGGGAAATAG